In the Paludisphaera rhizosphaerae genome, one interval contains:
- a CDS encoding helicase-associated domain-containing protein → MASTPSSSADRGGRPPELFAADADPRFVFRTLLARLPFPTLRSIAAERGHESEAMRSSTLAAELTEMLDDPISSAAIRKQLSDGDRLTLGLFGLTESRSWPLAGLRHATAALGLDGEVVDSLLRRGLLVLEAPLEAPGVDPSSLSTESASLAEIWPHPALVHVAKLRPPADPPLTTAASVVQVRESDGLEAILRLGALWQRTGAGPLRRTQQGVLYKRDRERIEEDGVLSAPIDDALVELPALPTLWMGLARRVGLIHVDQSDESLNAAPAEFWTENAVHLPQMVASAWLGLRSWNETMEAAEDGSETDAPVVFLRPAVLLWLATLEPDAWTTLDELAARLDMLTPGWERVGFNDESNPTGQRRGRASAKKGAGPSREAQAARVLERILVGGAYTLGLVRSGEEDGSRKRVVQLTALGRYVLAMGPPPPARPTFEHFLFVQPNLEVIAYRQGLTPPLIGRLSQFAWWFKIGAAVELRLTQESITMGLEWGLSPHQIQETLARHSQRVLPSAVKDAVDRWADRREQVTFYSSATLIEFNGAAERDQAIASWTAEGLARRPFVPVGDRFILVENPQEVPTSRISTTASRDYRLPPERCVTVEADGVTLTLDPARSDLLVEAELSRFADEERNPPSPGRGVSRRRFSVTATTLGRAAEAGLTPVLLADWFLRRTGEAPTPAVRLMMRPTEAKGRRPWPARRLLVLTAPSAELLDGIMQHPETGPLLSERLGPVSVVVSDDQLDRLRIALQRFGVEFELS, encoded by the coding sequence ATGGCCTCGACACCCAGCAGCTCCGCCGATCGAGGAGGACGACCTCCCGAACTGTTCGCCGCGGACGCCGACCCTCGCTTCGTCTTCCGGACGCTCCTGGCGCGGCTGCCGTTCCCGACCTTGCGGTCGATCGCGGCCGAGCGAGGGCACGAGTCGGAGGCCATGCGGTCCTCGACCCTCGCCGCCGAGTTGACCGAGATGCTGGACGATCCGATATCGTCCGCCGCGATTCGGAAGCAGTTGTCCGACGGGGATCGACTGACCCTCGGCCTGTTCGGCCTGACGGAATCGCGGAGTTGGCCGCTGGCCGGCCTCCGCCACGCGACGGCGGCGCTGGGCCTCGACGGCGAGGTCGTCGACAGTCTCCTCCGCCGAGGTCTGCTCGTCCTGGAGGCCCCGCTTGAAGCTCCCGGGGTCGATCCCTCATCCCTCTCGACCGAATCCGCCAGCCTCGCCGAAATCTGGCCTCATCCGGCGCTCGTCCACGTCGCCAAGCTCAGACCTCCGGCCGATCCGCCACTGACAACCGCCGCGAGCGTCGTGCAGGTGCGAGAGTCAGACGGCCTCGAGGCGATCCTGCGGCTGGGCGCGCTCTGGCAACGCACTGGGGCCGGTCCCCTCCGGCGCACCCAGCAGGGAGTGCTCTACAAGCGGGATCGCGAGCGAATCGAAGAAGACGGCGTCCTCTCCGCGCCCATCGACGACGCTCTGGTCGAGCTCCCCGCGCTCCCGACCCTTTGGATGGGGTTGGCCCGCCGCGTCGGCTTGATCCATGTCGACCAGTCCGACGAGTCGTTGAACGCCGCACCCGCTGAGTTCTGGACCGAGAACGCGGTACACCTCCCTCAGATGGTCGCTTCCGCCTGGCTCGGGCTGCGGAGTTGGAACGAGACCATGGAGGCGGCCGAGGACGGTTCGGAGACCGACGCGCCCGTGGTCTTCCTACGTCCAGCCGTCCTGCTCTGGCTGGCGACCTTGGAGCCCGACGCCTGGACGACGTTGGACGAGCTCGCCGCGCGGCTCGATATGCTGACACCAGGCTGGGAGCGCGTCGGGTTCAATGACGAATCCAATCCGACGGGCCAGCGACGGGGGCGAGCGTCGGCGAAGAAGGGTGCAGGCCCGTCGCGCGAAGCGCAAGCGGCTCGCGTTCTCGAACGCATTCTGGTGGGAGGCGCTTACACTCTCGGGTTGGTCCGATCTGGGGAGGAGGACGGCTCGCGGAAGCGCGTCGTCCAGCTCACGGCCCTGGGCCGATACGTCCTGGCGATGGGGCCGCCGCCCCCCGCTCGGCCGACCTTTGAGCACTTCCTGTTCGTGCAGCCCAACCTGGAAGTCATCGCCTATCGCCAGGGGCTGACGCCCCCACTGATCGGTCGACTCAGTCAGTTCGCCTGGTGGTTCAAGATCGGCGCAGCGGTCGAACTGAGGCTGACTCAGGAATCGATCACGATGGGTCTGGAGTGGGGCCTTTCTCCGCATCAGATTCAGGAGACGTTGGCCAGGCACAGCCAGCGCGTCCTACCGAGCGCCGTCAAGGACGCCGTCGACCGCTGGGCCGACCGCCGCGAGCAGGTTACCTTCTATTCATCGGCGACTCTGATCGAGTTCAACGGCGCGGCGGAACGAGACCAGGCGATTGCCTCGTGGACCGCCGAAGGGCTTGCTCGTCGTCCCTTCGTCCCGGTAGGCGACCGTTTCATCCTGGTCGAGAATCCCCAGGAAGTTCCCACCTCGCGGATCAGCACAACAGCATCGCGCGATTACCGCCTTCCCCCTGAGCGTTGCGTTACGGTCGAGGCCGACGGTGTCACGCTCACGCTCGACCCAGCTCGCTCGGATCTTCTCGTCGAGGCGGAATTGTCGCGGTTCGCCGATGAGGAACGAAATCCCCCCTCACCCGGGCGGGGCGTATCTCGAAGGCGTTTCAGTGTGACCGCGACGACGCTCGGCCGAGCGGCCGAGGCGGGCCTGACTCCCGTTCTCCTGGCGGACTGGTTTCTCCGCCGTACAGGCGAAGCCCCCACCCCGGCCGTCCGCCTGATGATGCGGCCGACGGAAGCGAAAGGACGGAGGCCCTGGCCCGCTCGACGGCTTCTGGTTCTCACGGCCCCCTCGGCCGAATTGCTTGACGGAATCATGCAACACCCCGAGACCGGGCCCCTTCTCAGCGAGCGGCTAGGTCCAGTCTCTGTCGTCGTTTCGGACGATCAGCTCGATCGTCTCCGGATTGCACTTCAGCGATTCGGCGTGGAGTTCGAGCTGAGTTGA
- the thrC gene encoding threonine synthase: protein MSGELVTGLKCRLCGKMYPKEALNFCTEDFGPLEVAYDYQAVSRTFSREAIATRPKTMWRYRELLPIDGEPTVGRHVGATPLIRADRLAKELGVAELYIKNDAVNHPSLSFKDRVVAVALSKAVELGFETVGCASTGNLAGSVAANAAAAGLDSYVLIPEGLEQGKVLGATIYGAKVVAVRGNYDHVNRLCSQIAFRYGWGFVNVNLRPFYAEGSKSMGFEIAEDLGWRVPDHVVAPMAGGSLIGKLHKAFRELELLGLLDGPVKTRMYGAQATGCNPISNTVKTGANKVKPVRNPDTIAKSLAIGDPADGWFASNLIRETGGWSEDVSDEAIVDAMRLLAETEGVWAETAGGVTLAVARKLIEEGKIDRNGSTVLCITGNGLKTQEALLDHLPRPVVIQPTLEDFEAIVDQRGDFPAIPSDTLLAAK from the coding sequence GTGTCAGGCGAACTGGTCACGGGTCTGAAGTGTCGCCTCTGCGGCAAGATGTACCCCAAAGAAGCTCTCAATTTCTGCACCGAGGACTTCGGGCCGCTGGAAGTGGCCTACGATTACCAGGCCGTCAGCCGAACATTCTCCCGCGAGGCGATCGCGACTCGCCCCAAGACCATGTGGCGTTACCGCGAGTTGCTCCCGATCGACGGCGAGCCGACCGTCGGCCGTCACGTCGGCGCGACCCCTTTGATTCGTGCCGATCGACTGGCGAAGGAGCTGGGCGTCGCCGAGCTTTACATCAAGAACGACGCGGTCAATCATCCATCGCTCTCGTTCAAGGACCGCGTCGTCGCGGTCGCCCTCTCGAAGGCCGTCGAGCTTGGATTCGAGACCGTCGGGTGCGCCTCGACGGGGAACCTCGCCGGCAGCGTCGCCGCCAACGCGGCGGCGGCGGGGCTCGACTCCTACGTCTTGATTCCCGAGGGGCTGGAACAGGGCAAGGTCCTGGGGGCGACGATCTACGGGGCGAAGGTCGTGGCCGTCCGCGGCAATTACGACCACGTCAACCGGCTTTGCTCGCAGATCGCCTTCCGCTACGGCTGGGGATTCGTGAACGTCAACCTCCGCCCCTTCTACGCCGAAGGGTCGAAGTCGATGGGCTTCGAGATCGCCGAGGATCTCGGCTGGCGCGTCCCCGACCACGTCGTCGCGCCGATGGCCGGAGGCAGCCTGATCGGCAAACTCCACAAGGCGTTCCGCGAGCTAGAGTTGCTTGGGCTGCTCGACGGCCCCGTGAAGACGAGGATGTACGGCGCCCAGGCGACCGGCTGCAACCCGATCTCCAACACGGTGAAGACGGGGGCCAACAAGGTCAAGCCGGTGCGCAACCCAGACACGATTGCCAAGAGCCTCGCCATCGGCGACCCGGCGGACGGCTGGTTCGCCTCCAACTTGATTCGCGAGACGGGCGGCTGGAGCGAGGACGTCTCCGACGAGGCCATCGTCGACGCCATGCGCCTCCTCGCCGAAACCGAAGGGGTCTGGGCCGAGACCGCGGGCGGCGTTACGCTGGCCGTTGCCCGCAAGCTGATCGAAGAAGGCAAGATCGACCGCAACGGCTCGACCGTCCTTTGCATCACGGGAAACGGGCTGAAGACCCAGGAAGCTCTCCTCGACCACCTGCCCCGCCCCGTCGTCATCCAGCCGACTCTCGAGGATTTCGAGGCGATCGTGGATCAGCGGGGCGACTTCCCCGCGATTCCCTCCGACACGCTGCTCGCCGCGAAGTGA
- a CDS encoding MoaD/ThiS family protein encodes MPLVRIPTPLRPQTGGLDKVETVGATVGAVLADLGRQHPSIQERLFDGAELRRFVNIYVNNEDIRFLDELDTPVAEKDEVSIIPAVAGG; translated from the coding sequence ATGCCGCTCGTTCGAATCCCCACTCCGCTGCGTCCTCAAACGGGAGGGCTCGACAAGGTCGAAACCGTCGGAGCGACCGTCGGAGCCGTCCTGGCCGATCTCGGCCGCCAGCATCCGTCGATCCAGGAACGTCTCTTCGACGGCGCTGAGCTTCGCAGGTTCGTCAACATCTACGTCAACAACGAGGACATCCGCTTCCTCGACGAGCTGGATACGCCCGTCGCCGAGAAGGACGAGGTCAGCATCATCCCCGCCGTCGCCGGCGGCTGA
- a CDS encoding aminotransferase class V-fold PLP-dependent enzyme, producing the protein MIYLDNAATSFPKPEPVYQELDRFARTSLANPGRAGHRMAMAAEKTLDDVRHALNQFFRGESPDRWAFTLNCTDALNMAIKGVLRDGDHVVLTDLEHNSISRPIRALEKAGRITSTRVVSREGYVTAEDVAAAITPKTRLVAMTHASNVLGTVQPIEDVAKAVRAADALLLIDAAQSAGVVPIDLKETPIDLLALPGHKGLYGPTGTGTLYLGPRVDGRVNAWREGGTGGDSSSETQPDLRPYFYEAGSPNVLGVAGLGKGIAWVAERGVEALRKHEVELLQQVVDWAEHADGWRVAGLWDPERHAGALSLFTPEGISPQELAGILDVSFDIAVRPGLHCAPYIHRNLGSFPDGLLRLSPSPFTSHDDIRQFLDALSEITAGVV; encoded by the coding sequence ATGATCTACCTGGACAACGCCGCCACCAGCTTCCCCAAGCCCGAGCCGGTTTATCAGGAACTCGACCGCTTCGCCCGCACGTCGCTGGCCAACCCCGGCCGAGCGGGGCATCGCATGGCCATGGCCGCCGAGAAGACGCTCGACGACGTCCGCCACGCCCTCAACCAGTTCTTCCGCGGCGAGTCGCCCGACCGCTGGGCCTTCACGCTCAACTGCACCGACGCCCTCAACATGGCGATCAAGGGCGTCCTGCGCGACGGCGACCACGTCGTGCTGACGGATCTGGAGCACAACTCGATCAGCCGTCCCATCCGCGCCCTCGAGAAGGCTGGTCGGATCACCTCGACCCGCGTCGTCTCGCGCGAAGGCTACGTTACAGCCGAGGACGTCGCCGCGGCGATCACTCCCAAGACCCGCCTTGTGGCCATGACGCACGCCAGCAACGTGCTGGGAACCGTCCAACCGATCGAGGACGTGGCGAAGGCCGTTCGCGCCGCCGACGCACTCCTTCTGATCGACGCGGCCCAGTCCGCAGGCGTGGTTCCGATCGACCTGAAGGAAACGCCGATCGACCTTCTCGCTCTCCCCGGCCACAAGGGGCTCTACGGTCCGACCGGGACCGGGACCTTGTATCTCGGCCCCCGAGTCGATGGTCGGGTCAATGCCTGGCGCGAAGGAGGCACCGGAGGCGATTCGTCGAGCGAAACCCAGCCCGATCTTCGGCCTTACTTCTACGAGGCGGGCTCGCCCAACGTCCTGGGCGTGGCCGGCCTGGGCAAGGGCATCGCCTGGGTCGCCGAGCGTGGAGTCGAGGCGCTCCGCAAGCACGAGGTCGAACTTCTCCAGCAGGTCGTCGATTGGGCGGAGCACGCCGACGGCTGGCGCGTCGCGGGACTTTGGGACCCTGAGCGGCACGCGGGGGCTCTCTCGCTGTTCACGCCGGAGGGGATCTCTCCGCAGGAGTTGGCCGGCATCCTCGACGTCTCATTCGACATCGCCGTTCGACCGGGACTTCACTGCGCTCCTTACATCCACCGGAATCTGGGCTCGTTCCCGGACGGGCTGCTGCGACTCTCGCCGTCGCCGTTCACAAGCCACGACGACATCCGGCAATTCCTGGACGCCTTGTCGGAGATCACGGCAGGCGTCGTGTGA
- a CDS encoding glycosyltransferase family 2 protein, translated as MSLAGLFAVLVIGLNLLALPFVLMLLLSAVSAMFSSRKTKLLQTPESRFLIVIPAHDERVGIAQTVQSCRAQDYPIERFSVLVIADNCTDDTAAIAEAEGAEVVVRQTPDKRTKGYALEYLIEQLQASGRFDQLEALVVIDADTVASADLLRKFDAKIREGHDWIQCYYTVANADASWRTRLMTYAFSLVNGVAPFGLFKLGLSSPLNGNGMCFTTRGLRRVPWKAYGLVEDYEYSWIVRMAGERIAFVPDATVKATMLEQGGEAAANQRRRWEFGRKEIKKRLFWKVLRDRRMGLLERLASAVELKTPPMMKLLAGLAFLAILNIIAALAFADPLVHPAAWVLLGSCLLMIAAVGLYALSPFVVFDLPLSYLGTLAYIPIYAIWKLTIKLGEKPTQWVRTARTAER; from the coding sequence ATGTCGCTCGCCGGCCTGTTCGCGGTCCTCGTCATCGGCCTTAATTTGCTCGCCCTGCCCTTCGTCCTGATGCTGCTCCTTTCGGCGGTGTCAGCGATGTTCTCCTCGCGGAAGACGAAGCTTCTTCAAACTCCGGAATCACGCTTCCTCATTGTCATTCCCGCCCATGACGAACGAGTCGGCATCGCCCAGACCGTCCAGAGCTGCAGGGCGCAGGACTACCCGATCGAGCGTTTCTCAGTCCTGGTGATCGCCGACAACTGCACCGACGACACCGCGGCCATCGCGGAAGCCGAGGGCGCGGAGGTCGTCGTCCGCCAGACCCCCGACAAACGCACGAAAGGATACGCCCTTGAGTATCTGATCGAGCAGCTCCAGGCTTCGGGCCGGTTCGATCAGCTTGAGGCTCTCGTCGTCATCGACGCCGACACCGTCGCCTCCGCCGACTTGCTGCGAAAGTTCGACGCCAAGATTCGCGAGGGGCACGACTGGATTCAATGCTACTACACGGTCGCGAACGCCGACGCCTCGTGGCGGACGCGGCTCATGACGTACGCCTTCAGCCTGGTTAACGGCGTCGCCCCGTTCGGGCTCTTCAAGCTGGGCCTCAGCTCGCCGCTGAACGGCAATGGGATGTGCTTCACCACTCGGGGCCTGCGTCGCGTTCCCTGGAAAGCCTATGGACTCGTCGAGGATTACGAGTATTCCTGGATCGTCCGGATGGCCGGCGAGCGGATCGCCTTCGTCCCGGACGCGACCGTGAAAGCGACGATGCTGGAACAGGGAGGCGAAGCCGCCGCCAACCAGCGTCGGCGCTGGGAGTTCGGCCGCAAGGAGATCAAGAAGCGGCTCTTCTGGAAGGTCCTTCGCGACCGCCGCATGGGACTTCTCGAACGCCTGGCGTCGGCCGTCGAGTTGAAGACGCCGCCGATGATGAAGTTGCTGGCTGGTCTGGCGTTTCTGGCGATCTTGAATATCATCGCGGCTCTGGCGTTCGCCGATCCGCTGGTTCATCCGGCGGCATGGGTCCTGTTGGGCTCGTGTCTCTTGATGATCGCAGCGGTCGGGCTGTACGCTCTGTCGCCGTTCGTCGTCTTCGACCTTCCGCTCAGCTATCTCGGGACTCTGGCGTACATTCCGATCTACGCGATCTGGAAATTGACCATCAAGCTCGGCGAGAAGCCGACCCAATGGGTACGGACCGCCCGTACCGCCGAGCGCTGA
- a CDS encoding ThiF family adenylyltransferase, whose product MAAPASTTPDPLDRYSRQVRFPAMGEDGQRALMKSRVTLCGCGALGTVLANHLARAGVGHLRIIDRDFIETHNLQRQILFDEQDVADNLPKAEAAARKLRLINSNIEIEPVVTDIDHTNALDLMGDADLILDGTDNFETRYLINDAAVKLGKPWIFGGVIGAEGQTMTIIPGETPCLRCVIETAPPPGMTPTCETAGVLGPAVSVIASFEAMEALKVLTGAKQAYNRDLIMVDLWDWTFRQLKISGLLGKVDCPCCKHRNFEWLEGAMGSHTTALCGRNAVQVASRRPEPLKFGEMAERLKGVGEVRHNAFMLRFATEGYEFTVFPDGRAIIKGTNDIAKAKTLYAQFVGA is encoded by the coding sequence ATGGCCGCCCCCGCCTCGACGACTCCCGACCCGCTCGACCGCTACTCGCGACAGGTCCGTTTCCCCGCGATGGGAGAGGACGGCCAGCGAGCCCTCATGAAGAGCCGGGTTACGCTCTGCGGGTGCGGCGCGCTCGGGACCGTGCTGGCGAATCACCTCGCCCGCGCGGGAGTCGGTCATCTTCGGATCATCGACCGGGATTTCATCGAGACCCATAACCTCCAGCGTCAGATCCTTTTCGACGAGCAGGACGTCGCCGACAACCTTCCCAAGGCCGAAGCCGCGGCGCGGAAGCTCCGGCTCATCAACAGCAACATCGAGATCGAGCCTGTGGTCACGGACATCGACCACACCAACGCCCTCGACCTCATGGGCGACGCCGACCTGATCCTCGACGGCACCGATAACTTCGAGACCCGCTACCTCATCAACGACGCCGCAGTGAAGCTTGGCAAGCCCTGGATCTTCGGCGGCGTGATCGGCGCCGAGGGTCAGACGATGACGATCATCCCCGGCGAGACCCCCTGTCTCCGCTGCGTCATCGAGACGGCCCCCCCGCCCGGGATGACGCCCACCTGCGAAACGGCCGGAGTGCTCGGTCCGGCGGTCTCGGTCATCGCCTCGTTCGAGGCCATGGAAGCGCTCAAGGTCCTCACGGGGGCGAAGCAGGCGTACAACCGCGACCTCATCATGGTCGACCTTTGGGACTGGACCTTCCGCCAGCTCAAGATCTCGGGACTGCTCGGCAAGGTGGACTGTCCCTGCTGCAAGCACAGGAACTTCGAGTGGCTGGAAGGGGCGATGGGTTCGCACACGACGGCCCTTTGCGGTCGCAACGCGGTGCAGGTCGCCAGCCGTCGGCCCGAGCCGCTGAAGTTCGGCGAGATGGCCGAGCGGCTCAAGGGCGTCGGCGAGGTCCGCCACAACGCCTTCATGCTCCGGTTCGCCACCGAGGGCTATGAGTTCACCGTCTTCCCCGACGGTCGAGCCATCATCAAGGGGACCAACGACATCGCCAAGGCGAAAACCCTCTACGCCCAGTTCGTGGGCGCTTGA
- a CDS encoding DNA repair helicase XPB, with product MQYNPANPLIVQGDKTILLEVDNPLHAEARDAIAPFAELEKSPEHIHTYRLTPLSLWNAAAAGMSAGEMVSALETYSKFPLPTSLPADLRDLVGRYGRVKLRRVDGILRLIAADKPLIEELARQKGVREYLGERLDDVSFAVGDLDRGVLKQGLIAVGYPAEDLAGYAQGAALAVALRDVAKSGSSFQVRDYQRGAVDTFHAGGDVKGGSGVIVLPCGAGKTIVGIAALAEIKTETLVLTTSTTSVEQWRREILDKTDLDESQVATYTGESKTIAPVTLATYQIVTYRPKKDGDFPHFGLFNSRDWGLIIYDEVHLLPAPVFRFTADIQARRRLGLTATLVREDHREEDVFSLIGPKKYDVPWRVLESRGWIAEAQCHEIRLGLPPAARMEYAIAEWRDKFRLASENPVKEEIVERLLIRHDHPEDRVLIIGQYLKQLRRLAERFDVPLITGSTPNSEREELYGRFREGEIRRLVLSKVGNFAIDLPDANVMIQVSGTFGSRQEEAQRLGRILRPKEGERPACFYTLVTRDTREMDFAHHRQLFLTEQGYSYEILDESDLDHSIQNPSKATG from the coding sequence ATGCAGTACAACCCGGCCAACCCGCTGATCGTCCAGGGGGACAAGACGATCCTCCTGGAAGTGGACAACCCGCTGCACGCCGAGGCCCGCGACGCCATCGCGCCGTTCGCCGAACTGGAGAAAAGCCCCGAACACATCCACACCTACCGATTGACGCCGCTCTCGCTCTGGAACGCCGCCGCCGCAGGAATGTCGGCCGGCGAAATGGTCTCGGCGCTGGAGACCTATTCCAAGTTCCCGCTGCCCACGAGCCTGCCCGCCGATCTTCGCGATCTGGTCGGCCGTTACGGGAGGGTGAAGCTGCGGCGCGTCGATGGGATCCTGCGGCTGATCGCCGCCGACAAGCCGCTCATTGAGGAACTCGCTCGACAGAAGGGGGTGCGCGAGTACCTCGGCGAGCGTCTTGACGACGTCAGCTTCGCCGTGGGTGACCTGGACCGGGGCGTCCTCAAGCAGGGGCTCATCGCCGTTGGATATCCGGCCGAGGATCTTGCCGGCTACGCCCAGGGCGCGGCGTTGGCCGTGGCGCTTCGCGATGTCGCGAAGTCTGGCAGCTCATTCCAGGTTCGCGACTACCAGCGGGGAGCCGTCGATACGTTCCACGCCGGCGGCGACGTCAAGGGGGGCTCTGGAGTCATCGTCCTCCCTTGCGGCGCGGGGAAGACGATCGTCGGGATCGCCGCCCTGGCCGAGATCAAAACCGAGACCCTCGTCCTGACCACCAGCACGACCTCGGTCGAGCAGTGGCGGCGAGAGATCCTCGACAAAACGGATCTCGATGAATCCCAGGTCGCAACCTACACGGGCGAATCGAAGACGATCGCCCCGGTGACGCTCGCGACCTACCAGATCGTCACCTACCGGCCGAAGAAGGACGGCGACTTCCCCCACTTCGGCCTCTTCAACAGCCGGGATTGGGGCCTGATCATCTACGACGAGGTCCACCTGCTGCCGGCCCCCGTCTTTCGATTCACCGCTGATATTCAGGCCCGCCGGCGACTGGGACTGACGGCCACTCTCGTCCGCGAGGACCACCGCGAGGAAGACGTCTTCAGCCTCATCGGCCCGAAGAAGTACGACGTCCCCTGGCGAGTGCTCGAATCGCGAGGGTGGATCGCCGAGGCCCAGTGCCATGAGATCCGCCTCGGCCTGCCGCCCGCCGCGCGAATGGAATACGCCATCGCCGAATGGCGCGACAAGTTCCGCCTGGCCAGCGAGAATCCGGTGAAGGAGGAGATCGTCGAGCGCCTTCTGATTCGCCACGATCATCCCGAGGATCGCGTTCTGATCATCGGCCAGTACCTCAAACAGCTTAGGCGTCTCGCCGAGCGATTCGACGTTCCGCTCATCACCGGTTCGACGCCGAATTCCGAGCGTGAGGAACTCTACGGACGGTTCCGCGAGGGCGAGATCCGCAGGTTGGTTCTCTCCAAGGTGGGCAACTTCGCGATCGACCTGCCTGACGCCAATGTCATGATCCAGGTCTCCGGAACCTTCGGCAGCCGTCAGGAAGAGGCCCAGCGTCTGGGGCGGATCCTCCGTCCCAAGGAGGGCGAGCGCCCCGCCTGCTTCTACACGCTGGTGACGCGCGACACTCGTGAGATGGACTTCGCCCATCACCGGCAGCTCTTCTTGACTGAGCAAGGCTATAGTTACGAGATCCTCGACGAGTCGGACCTCGACCATTCGATCCAGAATCCGAGCAAGGCCACCGGGTGA
- the gap gene encoding type I glyceraldehyde-3-phosphate dehydrogenase — translation MSVRVGINGFGRIGRLVFRVLAQNPSKFDVVAINDLADPKHLAYLLKYDSVHGPFDGTVEAAEKALIVNGKKIAITSEKDPVNLPWKSLGCQIALESTGFFTSKEQLKKHLDAGADRVILSAPAKDELDATIVLGVNDSVISKDLKIVSNASCTTNCLAPLAKVLNDTFGIEKGLMTTIHAYTNDQRVADQIHSDLYRSRAAAINMIPTKTGAAKAVGEVIPELKGKLTGFAMRVPVPDGSVVDLTAILKKSVTKDEVNAAVKAAAEGPLKGILEYNPDPIVSSDIVGNPHSSIFVPDQTIVMDGTMIKVLSWYDNEWGYSNRTAELIEKLGAL, via the coding sequence ATGTCCGTTCGCGTCGGTATCAACGGTTTCGGTCGCATCGGGCGCCTGGTCTTTCGAGTCCTGGCCCAAAACCCCAGCAAATTCGACGTCGTCGCGATCAACGACCTGGCTGATCCCAAGCACCTGGCTTACCTGCTGAAGTACGACAGCGTTCACGGCCCGTTCGACGGCACCGTCGAAGCGGCTGAGAAGGCCCTGATCGTCAACGGCAAGAAGATCGCGATCACGTCCGAGAAGGACCCCGTCAACCTGCCGTGGAAGTCCCTCGGCTGCCAGATCGCCCTTGAGTCGACCGGCTTCTTCACCAGCAAGGAGCAGCTCAAGAAGCACCTCGACGCCGGCGCCGACCGCGTCATCCTGAGCGCCCCCGCCAAGGATGAGCTGGACGCCACGATCGTTCTGGGCGTGAACGACTCGGTCATCAGCAAGGACCTGAAGATCGTCTCGAACGCCTCCTGCACGACGAACTGCCTGGCCCCGCTCGCCAAGGTGCTCAACGACACCTTCGGCATCGAAAAGGGCCTGATGACGACGATCCACGCCTACACGAACGACCAGCGCGTGGCTGACCAGATCCACAGCGACCTCTACCGCTCCCGCGCTGCGGCGATCAACATGATCCCGACCAAGACGGGCGCCGCCAAGGCCGTCGGCGAGGTCATCCCCGAGCTGAAGGGCAAGCTCACGGGCTTCGCCATGCGGGTTCCGGTTCCCGACGGCTCGGTCGTCGACCTGACCGCGATTCTCAAGAAGAGCGTCACCAAGGACGAGGTCAACGCCGCGGTCAAGGCCGCCGCTGAAGGCCCGCTCAAGGGGATCCTCGAGTACAACCCGGATCCGATCGTCTCCAGCGACATCGTCGGCAACCCCCACTCCTCGATCTTCGTCCCCGACCAGACGATCGTCATGGACGGCACGATGATCAAGGTCCTCTCGTGGTACGACAACGAGTGGGGCTACTCGAACCGCACCGCCGAGCTGATCGAGAAGCTGGGCGCCCTCTGA